From a single Mangifera indica cultivar Alphonso chromosome 19, CATAS_Mindica_2.1, whole genome shotgun sequence genomic region:
- the LOC123203101 gene encoding protein NODULATION SIGNALING PATHWAY 2-like, translating into MAMAMAMDFDDFLDLQFSGYSSTTTTTTTTTATTPTTSDDGQPYNWNDWSPVVDWEALSGGHEDFQDLIDSMIDNSGLNAALVDSETSNSSVDTTMAVDEETNGEDFKGLRLVHLLMAAAEALTGVNKSRELARVILVRLKELVSPNNGTNMERLAAYFTDALQGLIEGSSGAHGKHLITEGPHHHHHRDEHHQNDVLAAFQLLQDMSPYVKFGHFTANQAILEAVANDRRVHIVDYDIMEGIQWASLMQALVSRKDGPPAPHLRITAVSRGGSGRRSIGTVQETGRRLVAFAASIGQPFSFHQCRLESDETFRPSTLKLVRGETLIVNCMLHLPHFSYRAPDSISSFLSGAKSLNPRLVTLVEEETGPIGDGGFVGRFMDSLHHYSAVYDSLEAGFPMQNRARALVERVFLGPRISGSLARMYRTHGGEESCSWGEWLGGMGFKPGDISFANHCQAKLLLGVFNDGYRVEEAANNRLVLGWKSRRLLSASVWTCSLDSEV; encoded by the coding sequence ATGGCTATGGCTATGGCTATGGATTTCGATGACTTCCTTGACCTCCAATTCTCCGGCTACAGCtcaaccaccaccaccaccaccaccactactGCCACAACCCCCACCACTTCCGACGACGGCCAACCCTATAACTGGAATGACTGGTCCCCGGTTGTCGATTGGGAGGCTTTATCAGGCGGCCATGAAGATTTTCAGGACCTTATCGATTCAATGATCGACAATTCTGGATTAAACGCTGCTCTAGTTGATAGTGAAACCAGTAACTCCTCCGTTGACACCACCATGGCCGTGGATGAAGAAACCAACGGCGAAGATTTCAAGGGCTTGAGGTTGGTCCATCTCTTGATGGCCGCAGCCGAGGCTCTAACTGGCGTTAACAAGAGCCGTGAATTGGCTCGAGTGATATTGGTTCGGCTCAAGGAGTTGGTGTCCCCAAACAACGGCACCAATATGGAAAGATTGGCGGCGTATTTTACCGACGCCTTGCAAGGTTTAATAGAAGGCTCCAGTGGTGCGCATGGTAAACACCTGATAACCGAAGGGCCGCACCACCATCATCACCGTGACGAACATCATCAAAACGACGTGCTTGCTGCGTTTCAGCTGTTGCAAGACATGTCACCTTATGTAAAGTTCGGCCACTTCACGGCCAATCAGGCGATTCTTGAAGCCGTAGCCAATGACAGGAGAGTCCACATAGTTGACTATGACATAATGGAAGGGATCCAATGGGCTTCCTTAATGCAAGCTTTAGTTTCCAGAAAGGATGGCCCACCAGCCCCACATCTTCGGATCACTGCCGTATCAAGAGGCGGAAGTGGGCGACGGTCAATCGGGACCGTTCAAGAAACAGGTCGCCGTTTGGTTGCATTTGCAGCATCGATTGGTCAACCTTTTTCTTTCCATCAATGCAGGCTGGAGTCTGATGAGACATTTAGACCTTCAACACTAAAATTGGTCAGAGGAGAGACATTGATTGTGAATTGTATGTTACATCTCCCACACTTTAGTTACCGAGCACCTGATTCGATTTCTTCTTTTCTATCGGGAGCCAAGAGCTTAAACCCAAGACTAGTAACTCTAGTGGAAGAAGAGACAGGACCCATTGGAGATGGAGGGTTTGTGGGACGTTTTATGGACTCATTGCATCATTATTCAGCGGTTTATGATTCATTAGAGGCAGGGTTTCCAATGCAGAACCGAGCCCGAGCTTTAGTGGAAAGGGTGTTTTTGGGGCCCCGAATATCCGGGTCATTGGCTCGGATGTACCGAACCCATGGAGGAGAGGAGAGTTGCTCATGGGGTGAGTGGTTGGGTGGGATGGGGTTTAAGCCTGGTGATATAAGTTTTGCCAATCATTGCCAGGCGAAACTATTGTTAGGCGTATTCAATGATGGGTACCGGGTGGAGGAAGCGGCAAATAATAGGCTGGTTTTGGGATGGAAAAGTAGGCGTTTGCTGTCAGCTTCTGTGTGGACTTGTTCGTTGGATTCTGAAGTGTAg